DNA from Sorangium aterium:
GCCCGCAGCGCCTGCACGACCAGGCTCGCCCAGCTCGTGACGTTCTCGCGGATCGAGCGCTCGCGCTCGCCGTAGATCGGCATTTCGTTGGAGACGAGCCAGCCCGTCACCGCCGGGTGCCCCGCGAAGCGCCGCGCCATCTGCTCGGCGAACCAGGCCTGCCGGGCCACCATCCACACGTCGCCATAGAGGTCCCGCCCGCGCCGCCAGGCCGGGTCCCAGTTCTCCCCGGACATGTGGCCGACGAGGAGGGTCGGGATCGTCGTGAGGCCCGCCTCGACGTGCGCCTCGAGGAAATCGGCATAACGCGCGACGCAGTCCTCGTCGATCCGGTCCGGCTCCGGCATGAAGTGAGGCCAGTAGAAGAACGACCGGGTCATGGTCAGGCCGTGATCGGCGAGCACCCGGAGCTCCTCGCGGACCACGAACGGATCATAGCTCTGCCACATGAGCGGGCCGCCGCGCCTCGACCAGAAATTGGCCCCCAGCCAGGCGATCGCCTGTTGACGAACTGCGACTTTGGCGAAATTGCGGTGCATAGTCCTCACGTCCTGGTCATGCAGGGCGGCGCTCTCGAACACCGTCCGTCACCCTGCTCGCGGCGCGGCCGGCGGGATGCATAATCGGTTCAGGTTACGTTACTTAATCGGTTCAGTCTACACGCCCGTGCGGGAGGGCCGCGCCCTCGCTCGGGCGAGGCCGTCTCATGCGCGGGGGGGCGGGGCGGTGCTGCCCCGCGTCGCGAGCGTCGGCGCGCTGCACTCGTCGTCGGTGACCGGCTCTCCGGCGACGAGGCGGAGGAGCAGCGCGGCGGCGCGGGAGCCGTGCTCGGCGATGTTGCGGCGCACCGCGGTCAGGGCGGGGTGCACGAGCTGGCACAGCGCCGAGTCGTCCCAGGCCACGATCGAGAGGCGCTCCGGCACGTGGACGCGCATCTCGTGGGCGACCGCGAGCGCGGCCACGGCCATCACGTCGTTGTCGAAGACGATGGCCGTCGGCGGCGAGGCCTCGGCCAGCAGCCGCCTTGTGGCCTGGCCGCCCGCCTCGCCCGTGTAGTCGGCGTGGACCGTCTGCACCCGATCCAGGCGCCGCTGGCGTGCGGCCGCGGTGAACGCCTTGGTCCGGACCGCTGTGTGCACGAACTCCGCGGGGCCGGCGACCCGCGCGATCGACCGGTGACCCAGCGCGGCCAGGTAGTCGACGACGGCCCGCATCGCGCTCGCGTCGTCGCTCCACACCGCGGGCAGCTGCCCCTTGCCCGCCGGCCCGCCGATCACCACCGCCGGGAGCTTCAGCTCCTCGATCAGCTTCACGCGCGGATCGTCGTCGCAGAGGTCGACGAGGATCACCCCGTCGACCCGCCGCTCGGCCCACCAGCGGCGGTAGGTCTCCACCTCGGCCACGCGATCTTCCGTGACCTTGAGCAGCAGCGCCTCGGCCTTCTCGGACAGCTCCGCCTCGATGCCGGAGATGAGCTGCATGAAGAACGGCTCGATGCCGAGCATGTGCGCGGGCCGATCGATGACCAGGCCGACGGCGCCTGCGCGGCCGTCGGAGAGCGCCCGCGCCGCGTTGCTCGGCTGCCAGCCGAGCTCCGCCGCGATGGCCAGGATCCGCTCGCGCGTCGGCTCCGACACGCCGGGCCTGCCGTTCAGCGCATACGACACCGCTCCTTTGGACACCCCCGCACGCCACGCGATGTCCGTGATCGTCGGACGCTTCACGCATCACCTCCGCTCCAGGCGACGGATCGCGCCTGTTGTGTGAACCGGCTTCTCCGCATGGCCCCGGTTGGATAGCACGACGGCCCGCGGGCGAGCCGAACGCCGCGCAGGGTCGAACGCCGCGAGCGAGCGAAGAGCCTGGCGCAGCCTCTCCCACACCGTCGCCTGGCCAGGGACGGGGGGGCGGGGCGCCGCGCCGGACGGCCGCGAGGGGCCGGCCAGCGCGCCGGGATCACCAGCCCGGGGCCGACTCGATCGCCGGCGCGAGCTCCGCGGCCATCGCCTCGTGCTCCGCGGCGTCCGGTGATCGCCGGCGCGAGCTCCGCGGCCATCGCCTCGTGCTCCGCGGCGTCCGGGGGGGTCCCGCAGCCCTCGCCCGGTGTCGACGGGCCAGCCGTGAACTGAATCGGTTCAGGCCTGTGGGCGCGTGCGCCTGTCAAGCGTGGCGTCGCGCCGTCGCGCGGGCGTGCGGCATGCCCGCGCGACGGCGCAGCGTCCCGCGGGACTCCGCTGCTGGCCGGACGGGTCGTGTCGTGTCGCTCACGCCACCTCGAGGAGCTCGCGTTCGGTGATGCCGAGCAGGAAGAGGATGGCGTCGAGGCCGCTCGCGGAGAGGGACGTGTCGGCGACCTCTCGCAGCTTGGGCTTTGCGCGGAACGCGACGCCGAGGCCGGCCCTCTGCAGCATCAAAAGGTCGTTGGCGCCGTCGCCCACGGCGATGGTTTGATCGAGCAACACGCCTTCTGCCTGGGCGATGGTCTCGAGCAGCTCGGCCTTGCGTTGCGCGTTGACGATCGGCCCTGTGACCCGGCCGGTCAGCTGTCCGTTCACGACCTCCAGCGCGTTCGAGTAGGCGTAATCGATCCCGAGCCGTGCCTTCAGCGCCTCCGCTGCGATCGAGAAGCCGCCGGAGATCACCGCGGTCCGGTAGCCGAGCCGCTTCAGCACCCGGATGAGCGTCTCCGCGCCCTCGGTGATGGGGAGCTCTGCGGCGAGCTTCCGCAGCACGCCGACGTCGAGGCCGCGGAGCAGCGAGAGCCGCTGGCGGAGCGACTCGTCATAATCCATCTCCCCCTGCATCGCGCGCTCGGTGATCTTCGCCACCTGCTCCGCGACGCCCTTCGCGCGCGCCAGCTCGTCGATCACCTCGATCCGGATGAGCGTCGAGTCCATGTCCATCACGACGAGCCGCTTGCTCCGGCGGAAGAGGCCTTCGCGTTGCAGCGCGAGATCGAAGCTGTTCTGCGTCGCGAGCGCGAGGAGGGCCTGCTTGAGGGCGTCGGCTTCCTCCTCGCGCTGGAGCAGCACCTGGATCTCCACGGAGGAGAGGCGTTCGACCGACAGCCGCGCGATCTTCTCGATGTTCGCGCCGTGGGCTGCGAGTGTGGCCGCCACGTCGTGCAGCGGCTTCGCGCCGAGCTCGCGGCCGATGGCTGTCACCACGTACCGGCTCCCGGGCGCGCGCCGCGGCGCGCCGCCGTCGAGCGGCTTGAAGTCCAGCGTCACGCCGAGCTCCTTCGCGGCGAACAGCAGCTCCTTGAGTCCGCTGCGTGTCTCGGGGAAGAGCGCGAGGAGCGCGAGGTTCAGGTTTCCGTGCACCACCACCTGCTCGATGTCGAGCAGCGTGGCGCCGATGTCGCTGAGGATGCCGGTGAGTCGAGCGGTGATGCCCGGGTGGTCCCTACCGGTGACGGTGACGAGTATCGGATCGGGCGAGACTGCCATGCCGGCGCCCCCTTAACAGCGCCGCGCCCCAGGGTCGACGCCGATACAGCGCCGCCCGAAGCAAAACGATGCTTTCCCGAAAAGAAGCTCCTTTACCGAACCACCGCTTCCCCCTTCGCGTTCCGCCCCCGTCCGCTCCCCCGCTTCGTAGCGCCTGCAGCCACCCCCCCCATCCCCCCATCCCCCCACAAAGAGCCCGCGGGGGAGGAGGCTGCGCGCGCGGGGGGCGGTGGGCGGGCCCCACGAACCCGAGGGCCGGCCCGCAGCGCAGCCATTGCCGTGCGGACTCACCCACCCCGTCCAGCAGGCAACAGCCCCCCAAAAGGCCCGAGTTCGTGGGAGGGCCCACCGCCCCCCGCGCGCGCAGCCTCCTCCCCCGCGGGCTCCGTCGCTATCGGTAGCGCCCGCCCCCTCGCCCCGCCGCCGCCCGTCCACCCCCCTTGCCGCCCGTCGCCGCCCGTCCGCCCCCCTTGCCGCCCGGACCGCGCCGGCTCGCCGGCCGCCCGGACCGCGCCGGCTTCTCCTCGGCCGCCTCGCGCGCCGCGCCAGCGTCCCCGTCCCCCTGCTGTGCCTTGAGCTGCCGGAGCTGATCGCGCAGCCGCGCCGCCTTCTCGAACTCGAGGTTCTCCGCCGCCGCGAACATCTCCTGCCGGAGCGCGTCGATCTGGTCGACGAGGTCCACCGCGGCGCGCCCCGCCTCGGCCGCCGGCTTCGCGGTCCCCTTCGGCACGGCGTAGTAGTCGCGCGTGCCCGAGGTGGGCGACAGGTCGAGGATCGCCTTCTTCACCGTGGCCGGCGTGATGCCGTGCTCCTTGTTGTACGCCTCCTGGATCGCGCGCCGCCGGTTCGTCTCGTCCATCGCGCGCTTCATCGCCTCGGTGATGCGATCGGCGTACATCACGACCTCGCCGTTCACGTTGCGGGCGGCGCGGCCGATCGTCTGGATGAGCGAGCGCGGGCTCCGGAGGAAGCCCTCCTTGTCGGCGTCGAGGATGGCGACCAGCGACACCTCGGGGAGGTCGAGCCCCTCGCGCAGCAGGTTGATGCCGACCAGCACGTCGAACTCGCCGCGCCGGAGATCGCGCAGGATCTCCACGCGCTGGAGCGTGTCGACGTCCGAGTGGAGGTAGCGGACCCGGATGCCGAGCTCCGTGTAGTACTCGGTCAGATCCTCGGCCATCCGCTTGGTCAGCGTCGTCACGAGCACGCGATCGCCGCGGCCGACCCGCTCCCGGATGCGCGCGAGCAGGTCGTCGACCTGCCCGGACACCGGGCGGATGTGGATCTGCGGATCGATGAGCCCGGTCGGCCGGATGATCTGCTCCACGACCGAGCCGGCCGACTTCTGCAGCTCGTAGTCGCCGGGCGTCGCGCTCACGAAGAGGACCTGCGCGTAGTGCTGCTCGAACTCCTCGAACTTGAGCGGCCGGTTGTCGAGCGCGCTGGGGAGCCGGAACCCGTACTCGACGAGCGTCTCCTTCCGCGCCCGGTCGCCCCGGTACATCGCCCCGACCTGCGGGACGGTCTGGTGCGACTCGTCGATGATGAGGAGAAAGTCCTTCGGGAAATAGTCGATCAGCGTCGGCGGGGGCTCGCCGGACTTCCGGCCCGAGAGGTGGCGCGAGTAGTTCTCGATGCCGTTGCAGAACCCCATCTGCTCCAGCATCTCGAGATCGTACATCGTGCGCTGCTCGATACGCTGCTTCTCCAGGAAGCGCACGGCCCTGTCGTAGAAGTCGATGCGCTCGCGCAGCTCCTCGCGGATCGCCTGGATCGCGAGCCTGAGCTGCTGCTGCTCGGTGACGTAGTGGGAGCCGGGGAAGACCGCGTAGCGATCGAGCTGGCCCACCACCTTGCCGCGGACCGGGTCGACCTCCTTGATGGCCTCGATCTCGTCGCCGAAGAACTCGACGCGGATCGCGAGCGCCTCCTCGTAGGCCGGGAAGATCTCGACGACGTCGCCGCGGACGCGGAACGTCCCGCGGTGGAAATCGACGTCGTTCCGCGTGTACTGGATGTCGACGAGCCGCCGCAGGAGCTCGTCGCGGCGGATCTCGGTGCCGCGCTCGAGCTTGATGAGGAGCCCGTGGTAGCTCTCGGCCGAGCCGATGCCGTAGATGCAGCTCACCGAGGCGACGATGATCACGTCCGGCCGCGAGAGCAGCGCGTGCGTCGCCGCGTGGCGCATGCGGTCGATCGCGTCGTTGATGATCGCGTCCTTCTCGATGTACGTGTCGCTCGTCGGGACGTAGGCTTCGGGC
Protein-coding regions in this window:
- a CDS encoding LacI family DNA-binding transcriptional regulator yields the protein MKRPTITDIAWRAGVSKGAVSYALNGRPGVSEPTRERILAIAAELGWQPSNAARALSDGRAGAVGLVIDRPAHMLGIEPFFMQLISGIEAELSEKAEALLLKVTEDRVAEVETYRRWWAERRVDGVILVDLCDDDPRVKLIEELKLPAVVIGGPAGKGQLPAVWSDDASAMRAVVDYLAALGHRSIARVAGPAEFVHTAVRTKAFTAAARQRRLDRVQTVHADYTGEAGGQATRRLLAEASPPTAIVFDNDVMAVAALAVAHEMRVHVPERLSIVAWDDSALCQLVHPALTAVRRNIAEHGSRAAALLLRLVAGEPVTDDECSAPTLATRGSTAPPPRA
- the serB gene encoding phosphoserine phosphatase SerB: MAVSPDPILVTVTGRDHPGITARLTGILSDIGATLLDIEQVVVHGNLNLALLALFPETRSGLKELLFAAKELGVTLDFKPLDGGAPRRAPGSRYVVTAIGRELGAKPLHDVAATLAAHGANIEKIARLSVERLSSVEIQVLLQREEEADALKQALLALATQNSFDLALQREGLFRRSKRLVVMDMDSTLIRIEVIDELARAKGVAEQVAKITERAMQGEMDYDESLRQRLSLLRGLDVGVLRKLAAELPITEGAETLIRVLKRLGYRTAVISGGFSIAAEALKARLGIDYAYSNALEVVNGQLTGRVTGPIVNAQRKAELLETIAQAEGVLLDQTIAVGDGANDLLMLQRAGLGVAFRAKPKLREVADTSLSASGLDAILFLLGITERELLEVA
- the uvrB gene encoding excinuclease ABC subunit UvrB, whose protein sequence is MPTHFELVSEFKPCGDQPRALQEICSAFEQGEAFQVLLGVTGSGKTFTAAKVIEKLQKPTLIMAPNKTLAAQLYGEMRELFPNNAVHYFVSYYDYYQPEAYVPTSDTYIEKDAIINDAIDRMRHAATHALLSRPDVIIVASVSCIYGIGSAESYHGLLIKLERGTEIRRDELLRRLVDIQYTRNDVDFHRGTFRVRGDVVEIFPAYEEALAIRVEFFGDEIEAIKEVDPVRGKVVGQLDRYAVFPGSHYVTEQQQLRLAIQAIREELRERIDFYDRAVRFLEKQRIEQRTMYDLEMLEQMGFCNGIENYSRHLSGRKSGEPPPTLIDYFPKDFLLIIDESHQTVPQVGAMYRGDRARKETLVEYGFRLPSALDNRPLKFEEFEQHYAQVLFVSATPGDYELQKSAGSVVEQIIRPTGLIDPQIHIRPVSGQVDDLLARIRERVGRGDRVLVTTLTKRMAEDLTEYYTELGIRVRYLHSDVDTLQRVEILRDLRRGEFDVLVGINLLREGLDLPEVSLVAILDADKEGFLRSPRSLIQTIGRAARNVNGEVVMYADRITEAMKRAMDETNRRRAIQEAYNKEHGITPATVKKAILDLSPTSGTRDYYAVPKGTAKPAAEAGRAAVDLVDQIDALRQEMFAAAENLEFEKAARLRDQLRQLKAQQGDGDAGAAREAAEEKPARSGRPASRRGPGGKGGGRAATGGKGGGRAAAGRGGGRYR